Below is a genomic region from Microbacterium sp. LWO12-1.2.
CATCATCCGCGCGCACCGTGACGCCCGAGTGCAGCAGGCCCCGCAGCTCGCGGTACAGCGAGGTCCACGCGGCGATCCCCGCCCGTTCCTCGGCGCTCGCCGCGGTCAGATCCCACTCCAGGCCGGCGTGACCGAACAGGGCGGTCGCGGCGCGGAACGAGAACGAGGCATGCCGGCCTGTGGTGTGCGACACCGTCGGTCCGACGTGCGCGCCGAGCAGCTCCGGGGGGAGCAGCGTCTGCGTCCCACGTTGGATTTGCTGGCGCTCGACCGGATCGTTGCAGTCCGAGGTCCAGACCCGGTCGGTGCGGGCGAGGATCCCCAGATCCGCGCGCCCGCCGCCGCTCGCGCACGATTCGATCTCGAGCAGCGGATGCCGACGTCGGAGCTCGTCGAGCACCCGATACACGCCGCGGGTGTGGGCCCGCACGTGCCGGTCGGCCTGCGCTCCGAGTGAGGCGTGCAGATCGCGGTTGTGGTCCCACTTCACGAAGTCGACGGCGGCCGTGGTGATCACGTCGTCGAGGCGTTCGAGGATGTACGCCTCGACCTCGGGGCGCGAGAAGTCCAGCACGAACTGGTGGCGAGAGGCGAGCAACGGGTTCTCGCCCAACAGCCACTCCGGATGCTGTCGCGCGAGGTCGGAGTCCGGGTTCACCATCTCGGGCTCGAACCAGAGGCCGAACTGCATCCCGAGTCCGTGCACGCGCTCGGACAGGGGGAGGATGCCCTCGGGCCAGACCGTCCGGTCGACGAACCAGTCGCCGAGGCCAGCGCTGTCATCACGGCGCCCGCGGAACCACCCGTCGTCGAGCACGAAACGCTCGACACCCAGTTCGGCCGCGGTCGTGGCCAGGGTGGTGAGGGTCTCGAGGTCGTGGTCGAAGTACACCGCCTCCCACGTGTTCAGCAGCAGCGGTCGCGGGGTGCGGGGGTGACCCGGGCGGGAGCGGATCGAGGTGTGCAGGCGGGCGGTGACGCCGTCGATGCCCTGGTCGCTCCACGCGAAGAGCGACTCCGGAGAGAGGTACGTCTCGCCGGGCTGAAGCCGCAGCTCGCCCGCATCCACGATCTCGCCGCCGCCCAGCACCGCCGCGTGCACGCCGGCGCCCTCCGGTAGCCGCTCGACGCGCATCTCCTGGTTGCCGCTCCAGGCGAGGTGAGCCGCCCAGACCTCACCGGTGCGGAAGCGGAAGCCGCGGGTGCCGGTGAGTGTGAGGAACGAGGAGTCATGGCCCGGCCGGCCACGGCGCGACGACCGCAGCCAGGTGCCGTCGTGGATCTGCGCCCGCTGCGGCTGGCGTTCGTGGGTCCAGCGACCGGTGAAGTCGACGATCTCGGCGGCACGCGCGGGGAGCGGGAGCAGGGCGCGCGCCGCGGTGATGTCGATGTGGCGGTCAGCGGTGATGTTCGCGAGCGCGATGGTGGCGTGCAGCAGCCCGGCATCATCCAGGAGGTAGTGGAACGTGGCCTCGACCGCGGCGCCGGCGTCCCGTAGCACGAAGCGCACCTCGGCGCCGTCGTGGATGGTGCCGTCGTGGGTGGCGCCGTCGTGTGCGGTCTCGACCAGCGAGAAGCCGTCGATCACGGCATCCCCCGCGCTCGCCTCGATGGCCGGGGTGCCGGACCACCCGTGCGCGCGCCCTGCGGTGATCGAGAACGACCGCGGGATGTCGAGGGAGCTGTTCATCACGGCGGGGGTGGTGGTGGCGAGCAGCCCGGGGATGTCGGCGTCTTCCAGCGCGGCGCCCCAGTGCGCGACTGCGGGGACGCCGAAGACGTCGGGAGCGAACACCACGCTGACGCCGCCGTTGCGGAGGTGCGTCGTGTCGGCAGCCGGCCGCGTCGCGGGGGAGTTACTTGACGTCATGAATTAATCATGCGTACTGTCGGGGATGACTGCAACCCGAGCGCATACGCGCGTCCTGCCTGTGCTGTCGGAAGGACTCTCCCCGTGAATCGGATCCCGGTCACCTCGCCTGCCTCGGTCGCGGTGTTCCGTCGCATCCTCACCCACGGGCCACTCGCCAGGGTCGACATCTCCCGTGACACCGGGCTCTCCGCAGCCGCCGTCACGAAGGCGGTGACGCCGTTGCTCGCCGCCGGGTTCGTGATCGAGTCGCCGGATCCGCGCGCGACCTCGACGGTCGGGAGGCCGGTCAGCCCGCTTGCCGTCGCCCCTGATCGCGCGCACGTCATCGGGATCAAGGTCACCGCGGATCGGACCTACGGCGTGCGGACGGACCTCGGGGCGACGGTGCGGGCGCGGGCCGACGAGGAGAACGCCGGGTCGTCGGTGGGCGCAGTGCTCGCCGCCGTCGTGCGCGTGGTCGATCGCCTGCGGGCGGGCGCCGAAGACGCGGTCAGCGGCATCGGCGTCGCACTCTCCGGAGATGTCGATCGCGCGGGCGGCCAGGTGCGGGAATCCGCCCTGCTCGGCTGGCAAGGGGTGCCCTTCGCGCAACTCGTGCAGGAGGCCACCGGCATCCCGGCTCTGCTCGACAACGACGTGCGCGCACTCACCACCACCGAGCTGCTGTTCGGGGCCGGTCGGGATGCGGAGTCGTTCGCGGTCGTGACCATCGGCACCGGTACCGGGTGCGGGCTGTACCTGAACGGCCGGGTCGTGCAGGGGGCGTTCGGGGTGGCCGGCGAGATCGGGCACCTGCCCTTCGCCCCGACGCATCTGCGCTGCCGCTGCGGACGTCACGGATGCGTGGAAGCGGCGGCCTCGACCGCCGCGATGCTCTCCCTGGTGCGCGAGGGACGGGCCCAGCCCGACCTCTCGATCGGGGATGTCTTCGCGCTCGCGCATGCCGGCGACCCGGTGGCGCGGGGGGTGTTCGCGCAGGCCGGCAGGGTGATCGGCACAGCGCTCGCCGCCGTGGTGAATCTCACAGGACCGGAGCTCGTCGTGTTCGCGGGTGAGAACGTCACCGAGTACGGGCTGTACGAGGAGCACCTGCGCGCGGCCTTCGCCGAGTATACGTTCGGAGCGGCAGGGGACTGCCCGATCGTGCTGCGCCCGCACACGTTCGAGGACTGGGCGCTGGGCGCCGCCGCGTGCGTGATCGAGGACATCGCGAGCGGGGTCGCTGCGGGCGGATGATCCGGGCCGCGGCAGTAGTCACCGCTTCGGGAGGAGAACTCGGGCTCGGGAGGAGCCTGAGCCGAGGATCCTCCTCCCGAGGAGGAGAACTCCTCCCGAACTCCTGCCGAACGCGCGTCAGCCCAGGGCGCCCGCGGCCGCGACCTGGCCCTCGAGCAGTCCGAGGGTGCGCGAGTGCAGCGGGTCGGGGCGGATGCCGAGGGCCTTCGCGAGCTCGATGGCGAGGGCGGCATGACCGGTGGCGTTGGGGTGGAAGGGGTCGTTCATCAGGCCCCAGGGCACTCCACCGCCACCGAGCTCGGTGAAGCGGGCGAGCTGGTCGACCAGGATCACGTCGTCACTCGCGGCCACCGCGCGCACGGCAGCGGCGAACTCCGCGACGCGGGCGCGCTCGGGAGCGTTCAGGTCGTCGATCGACGGCGGGGTCTGCAGCACAGGGATGGCGCCGAGCGCTCGTACCCGCGACACGAACTCGTGCAGCGACGCCGCGTAGTCGTCGGCCGAGATGATCGGCCACACGCCTCCCGTCGACATGTCGTTGGTGCCGATCATGAGGGTCACCACGTCGGGTCGCCACGACGAGACCCGGCGGTCCCAGTCGCCCAGGATGTCGACGATGCGGTGGCCGCTGATGGCCGAGTTGATGACGATGTCGCGCACACGCTCGAGCTCCCCGCGGATCAGCTCGTGCAGGTGCTCCGGATAGCTGCGCCCACCCTGCGTGTGCACGAGGCCGTGCGTGATCGAGTCGCCGGTGATGACCCAGTTGAGCGGCTCCGCGCTCACGAGGGCATCGGAGAGACGGCGGAGGTCGGAGGCGGCGGAGGCGGGGGAATCGGCGTTCGGCACGAGGTCGAGCCTATCGGCCGCCCCACGCCGGCCCCGGATGCGAAAGACTGTTCTCATGACCTCGCCTGTGCTCGACGCCCTTCTCGCCCGCATCGTCGAGAGCGGCCTGCTCGACGAACCCGTGGCCGAGAACGATCTGGTCTACGGCCGGGCGAGTATCGACGCCGCGGGCACCGTGGTGACGGTCAACGTCGACCCCGAGCTCGAGGACCACGGCGATGACGTCGACATCGACGCACTGCTCGAGGCGATGTCGCGCATCCTCTCGGTGAACGAGACCAC
It encodes:
- a CDS encoding alpha-galactosidase: MTSSNSPATRPAADTTHLRNGGVSVVFAPDVFGVPAVAHWGAALEDADIPGLLATTTPAVMNSSLDIPRSFSITAGRAHGWSGTPAIEASAGDAVIDGFSLVETAHDGATHDGTIHDGAEVRFVLRDAGAAVEATFHYLLDDAGLLHATIALANITADRHIDITAARALLPLPARAAEIVDFTGRWTHERQPQRAQIHDGTWLRSSRRGRPGHDSSFLTLTGTRGFRFRTGEVWAAHLAWSGNQEMRVERLPEGAGVHAAVLGGGEIVDAGELRLQPGETYLSPESLFAWSDQGIDGVTARLHTSIRSRPGHPRTPRPLLLNTWEAVYFDHDLETLTTLATTAAELGVERFVLDDGWFRGRRDDSAGLGDWFVDRTVWPEGILPLSERVHGLGMQFGLWFEPEMVNPDSDLARQHPEWLLGENPLLASRHQFVLDFSRPEVEAYILERLDDVITTAAVDFVKWDHNRDLHASLGAQADRHVRAHTRGVYRVLDELRRRHPLLEIESCASGGGRADLGILARTDRVWTSDCNDPVERQQIQRGTQTLLPPELLGAHVGPTVSHTTGRHASFSFRAATALFGHAGLEWDLTAASAEERAGIAAWTSLYRELRGLLHSGVTVRADDVNSGALLHGVVSHDRREAVFAWVRTETSGTANTPRIPIPGLEPGATYRVRVREEIGAAGRHQVADPAWMSGDLTVTGAVLAQGLPLPVLNPGNALLLHLTPVAS
- a CDS encoding ROK family transcriptional regulator; translated protein: MNRIPVTSPASVAVFRRILTHGPLARVDISRDTGLSAAAVTKAVTPLLAAGFVIESPDPRATSTVGRPVSPLAVAPDRAHVIGIKVTADRTYGVRTDLGATVRARADEENAGSSVGAVLAAVVRVVDRLRAGAEDAVSGIGVALSGDVDRAGGQVRESALLGWQGVPFAQLVQEATGIPALLDNDVRALTTTELLFGAGRDAESFAVVTIGTGTGCGLYLNGRVVQGAFGVAGEIGHLPFAPTHLRCRCGRHGCVEAAASTAAMLSLVREGRAQPDLSIGDVFALAHAGDPVARGVFAQAGRVIGTALAAVVNLTGPELVVFAGENVTEYGLYEEHLRAAFAEYTFGAAGDCPIVLRPHTFEDWALGAAACVIEDIASGVAAGG
- a CDS encoding SGNH/GDSL hydrolase family protein, whose product is MPNADSPASAASDLRRLSDALVSAEPLNWVITGDSITHGLVHTQGGRSYPEHLHELIRGELERVRDIVINSAISGHRIVDILGDWDRRVSSWRPDVVTLMIGTNDMSTGGVWPIISADDYAASLHEFVSRVRALGAIPVLQTPPSIDDLNAPERARVAEFAAAVRAVAASDDVILVDQLARFTELGGGGVPWGLMNDPFHPNATGHAALAIELAKALGIRPDPLHSRTLGLLEGQVAAAGALG